In one window of Verrucomicrobiota bacterium DNA:
- a CDS encoding DUF1501 domain-containing protein, whose translation MEADSLFPRTTRREFLRTGGKAMSFLALSQVAPSFVARAASLRSPRPDKDSTILVLVQLAGGNDGLNTVVPFEDDRYYKLRPTLGIDKKDVLPLNELSGLPTSCESLHRLFSDGKLSVLQNVGYPNPNRSHFRSMEIWETGSDSDDVEPTGWVSRFFDNSCAGSPDEDDPKGIYLTQQAPQVFDSDEFLNIYGAASFSKKGSAGDRKLLEELSELKVGEQEPMHFLSHTYLDALAMDEKIARVLANHRRKAVYPESQIANSLSKVARMIRAGLDTRVYFVSLGGFDTHSNQIYRQPQLLKQLSTALLAFQNDLEADGLDSQVLTMTFSEFGRRPRENESNGTDHGTAAPLFVMGKNVSGSVMGDAPNLDLPRNGDLTYETDFRSVYATVLENWLNCPSEPVLGGRFDTVPFLRG comes from the coding sequence ATGGAAGCCGACTCCCTTTTCCCCCGAACGACCAGGCGCGAATTTCTCCGGACTGGCGGAAAGGCGATGAGCTTTCTTGCTCTGAGTCAAGTGGCTCCCTCCTTTGTTGCCCGTGCAGCCTCTCTCAGAAGCCCACGACCGGACAAGGACTCGACCATCCTTGTCCTTGTCCAACTCGCGGGAGGAAATGACGGGCTCAATACGGTCGTACCCTTTGAGGATGACCGGTATTACAAGCTTCGGCCGACTCTGGGAATCGACAAAAAAGACGTCCTCCCTCTCAATGAACTTTCCGGACTCCCTACGAGCTGCGAAAGCCTCCACCGGCTATTCTCGGATGGCAAACTCAGCGTCTTGCAAAACGTAGGCTATCCCAATCCAAACCGCAGCCACTTCCGGTCCATGGAGATTTGGGAAACTGGATCAGATTCGGACGACGTGGAGCCAACCGGATGGGTTTCCCGTTTCTTCGACAACTCCTGCGCCGGTTCTCCTGATGAGGATGATCCAAAAGGGATTTATCTTACGCAACAGGCGCCCCAGGTCTTCGACTCGGACGAATTCCTCAACATCTACGGGGCCGCGTCTTTCTCCAAGAAAGGATCCGCCGGAGATCGGAAACTATTGGAGGAACTGAGCGAGCTGAAAGTCGGCGAGCAGGAGCCAATGCACTTTCTGAGTCATACTTATCTCGATGCGCTGGCGATGGATGAAAAGATTGCAAGGGTGTTGGCGAATCATCGGAGGAAGGCAGTGTATCCGGAGTCACAGATCGCTAATTCGCTTAGCAAAGTAGCGCGAATGATCCGGGCCGGTCTCGATACCCGGGTCTACTTCGTTTCTCTCGGTGGTTTTGACACCCACAGCAACCAGATTTACCGCCAGCCTCAGCTTCTGAAGCAACTCTCGACCGCACTTCTAGCGTTCCAAAACGACCTGGAGGCCGATGGTCTTGACTCCCAGGTGTTGACGATGACCTTCTCTGAGTTTGGCAGACGCCCTCGCGAGAACGAAAGCAACGGAACGGACCACGGGACCGCGGCTCCTCTCTTTGTGATGGGTAAAAACGTTTCAGGATCGGTAATGGGCGACGCACCCAATCTCGACCTCCCTAGGAACGGAGATCTTACCTACGAAACCGACTTTCGAAGCGTCTATGCTACGGTGCTGGAAAATTGGTTGAACTGCCCCTCAGAACCAGTCCTCGGTGGACGGTTTGATACGGTCCCATTCCTTCGAGGCTAG